In one Paenibacillus sp. JQZ6Y-1 genomic region, the following are encoded:
- a CDS encoding alpha/beta hydrolase, translating into MALIQCDFYSDVLGLSTSMTVILPQQTRTQIGMEGKAGDGKHPTLYLLHGLSDDHSIWLRRTSIERYAAAYGLAVVMPNAHRSFYTDMEEGGQYYTFISEELPQLAESFFPLSTRREDRFVAGLSMGGYGALKLGMSKPERYAAAASLSGVTELEFMFNVRENDPASLGEIQRIFGSLKQSTGTVNDLFYLAEQLADEKATHVPALYQCCGTEDFLYEGNVRFRDHVNKLGLELTYEEEPGEHEWGYWDNKIQRVLEWLPLKKQAKD; encoded by the coding sequence ATGGCACTGATTCAATGCGACTTTTATTCCGATGTACTTGGTTTGTCCACTTCAATGACCGTCATTCTTCCTCAGCAAACTCGTACCCAGATTGGTATGGAGGGCAAGGCAGGAGATGGCAAGCATCCGACACTGTATTTGCTGCATGGTCTATCCGATGATCATTCGATCTGGTTGCGTCGTACATCCATTGAGCGGTATGCGGCGGCATATGGACTGGCAGTTGTGATGCCGAATGCGCACCGCAGCTTTTACACCGATATGGAGGAGGGTGGACAATACTATACCTTTATCTCCGAAGAGCTGCCACAGCTGGCAGAGTCGTTCTTCCCGCTGTCTACACGCCGAGAAGACCGATTTGTTGCAGGGCTATCTATGGGGGGGTATGGTGCGCTGAAGCTTGGTATGAGCAAGCCAGAGCGTTATGCAGCCGCAGCTAGTCTATCAGGCGTGACCGAGCTTGAATTTATGTTTAATGTACGTGAGAATGATCCCGCATCGCTGGGTGAGATTCAGCGTATCTTTGGTTCATTAAAACAGTCCACAGGTACGGTTAACGATCTCTTTTATCTGGCGGAACAATTAGCAGATGAGAAGGCAACGCATGTACCAGCGTTATATCAGTGCTGCGGAACCGAGGATTTCCTGTACGAAGGCAATGTACGTTTCCGTGATCATGTGAACAAGCTGGGGCTAGAGCTGACGTACGAAGAGGAGCCGGGGGAGCATGAGTGGGGATACTGGGATAACAAAATCCAACGCGTGCTAGAATGGCTACCCTTGAAGAAGCAAGCGAAAGACTGA